A single Pseudomonas sp. MM223 DNA region contains:
- the minD gene encoding Septum site-determining protein MinD (*Name minD) has protein sequence MAKILVVTSGKGGVGKTTTSAAIGTGLALRGHKTVIVDFDVGLRNLDLIMGCERRVVYDFVNVVNGEANLQQALIKDKRLENLFVLAASQTRDKDALTQEGVEKVLMELKETFDYVICDSPAGIEKGAHLAMYFADEAIVVTNPEVSSVRDSDRMLGILSSKSRRSEKGEEPIKEHLLITRYHPERVEKGEMLSIADVEEILAIKLKGVIPESQAVLKASNQGIPVILDDQSDAGQAYSDTVDRLLGKEKPLRFIEVPKQGFFARLFGGK, from the coding sequence TTGGCCAAGATTCTCGTGGTTACTTCCGGCAAGGGGGGTGTGGGCAAGACCACCACCAGCGCCGCCATTGGTACCGGCCTCGCACTGCGTGGCCACAAGACTGTCATCGTCGACTTCGACGTGGGCCTGCGTAACCTCGACCTGATCATGGGCTGCGAACGCCGCGTGGTGTACGACTTCGTCAACGTGGTCAACGGCGAAGCCAACCTGCAGCAGGCACTGATCAAGGACAAGCGCCTTGAGAACCTGTTCGTGCTGGCCGCCAGCCAGACCCGTGACAAGGACGCCCTGACCCAGGAAGGCGTGGAAAAGGTGTTGATGGAGCTGAAGGAAACCTTCGACTACGTCATCTGCGACTCGCCGGCCGGTATCGAGAAAGGCGCGCACCTGGCCATGTACTTCGCTGACGAAGCCATTGTGGTTACCAACCCCGAAGTGTCCTCGGTACGTGACTCCGACCGCATGCTGGGCATCCTGTCGAGCAAGTCGCGTCGCTCCGAGAAAGGCGAAGAGCCGATCAAGGAACACCTGCTGATCACCCGCTACCACCCCGAGCGCGTGGAAAAGGGCGAAATGCTGAGCATCGCCGACGTCGAAGAGATCCTGGCGATCAAACTCAAAGGCGTAATCCCCGAGTCCCAGGCCGTGCTCAAGGCTTCCAACCAGGGTATCCCGGTCATCCTTGACGACCAGAGCGATGCTGGCCAGGCCTACAGCGATACCGTCGACCGCCTGCTGGGCAAAGAAAAGCCCCTGCGGTTCATCGAAGTGCCGAAGCAAGGATTCTTCGCGCGACTGTTTGGAGGCAAGTAA
- the minC gene encoding Septum site-determining protein MinC (*Name minC): MQTMSPNHTPDTASVFQLKGSMLAITVLELARNDLEALDRQLAAKVAQAPNFFSNTPLVLALDKLPAGEGAIDLPGLMRICRHHGLRTLAIRANRIEDIAAAIAIDLPVLPPSGARERPLEPEPEVVRKPEPAPPPPAPEPEVRPTRIITSPVRGGQQIYAQGGDLIVTASVSPGAELLADGNIHVYGAMRGRALAGIKGNTKARIFCQQMTAEMVSIAGQYKVCEDLRRDPLWGTGVQVSLSGDVLNITRL, translated from the coding sequence ATGCAGACCATGAGCCCAAACCACACACCCGACACCGCCTCCGTGTTCCAGCTCAAGGGCAGCATGCTCGCCATCACAGTACTGGAACTGGCGCGCAATGACCTTGAAGCCCTCGACCGCCAACTGGCGGCCAAAGTTGCCCAGGCACCGAACTTCTTCAGCAACACGCCCCTGGTGCTGGCGCTGGACAAGCTGCCGGCCGGCGAAGGGGCCATCGACCTGCCCGGCTTGATGCGCATCTGCCGCCACCACGGCCTGCGTACCCTGGCCATCCGCGCCAACCGCATCGAGGACATCGCCGCCGCCATCGCCATCGACCTGCCGGTGCTGCCACCGTCCGGCGCCCGCGAGCGGCCGCTGGAGCCCGAACCCGAGGTGGTCAGAAAGCCCGAGCCAGCGCCACCACCACCCGCCCCCGAGCCCGAGGTGCGCCCGACCCGCATCATCACTTCGCCAGTGCGTGGTGGCCAACAGATCTACGCTCAAGGTGGCGACCTGATCGTTACAGCCTCGGTCAGCCCGGGCGCGGAACTTCTGGCCGATGGCAACATCCATGTGTACGGCGCCATGCGCGGCCGGGCCCTGGCCGGTATCAAAGGCAATACCAAGGCGCGTATCTTCTGCCAGCAGATGACCGCCGAAATGGTCTCCATCGCCGGCCAGTACAAGGTTTGCGAAGACCTGCGCCGCGACCCCCTGTGGGGCACTGGTGTGCAAGTCAGCCTGTCTGGTGACGTGTTGAACATCACCCGTCTTTAA
- the lpxL gene encoding Lipid A biosynthesis lauroyltransferase (*Name lpxL), producing MERPRFRPYFLHPKFWGLWLGLGLLWLVVQLPYRALLKTGAALGAVMYCFAGERRRIAARNLELCFPELSVDERRRLLKANFASTGIAFFEMAMSWWWPKARLARLAHIEGLEHLQAAQQAGQGAILMAVHFTTLEIGAALLGQQHTIDGMYREHGNALFDFIQRSGRERHNLDSLAVEREDVRGMLKLLRSGRAIWYAPDQDYGAKQSIFVPLFGIPAATVTATTKFARLGKAQVIPFTQKRLEDGSGYRLVIHPPLADFPGESEEADCLRINQWVEGVLRECPEQYLWAHRRFKSRPEGAPRLYDKKKR from the coding sequence ATGGAACGCCCGCGTTTTCGTCCCTATTTCCTTCACCCAAAGTTCTGGGGCCTGTGGTTGGGCCTGGGCCTGTTGTGGCTGGTGGTCCAGTTGCCGTACCGGGCCTTGTTGAAAACCGGCGCCGCGCTGGGGGCCGTGATGTATTGCTTTGCCGGCGAACGTCGGCGCATTGCCGCACGCAACCTTGAACTGTGCTTCCCGGAGCTGTCGGTCGACGAACGGCGGCGTTTGCTCAAGGCCAACTTCGCCTCCACCGGTATCGCCTTCTTCGAAATGGCCATGAGCTGGTGGTGGCCCAAGGCCCGGCTGGCGCGCCTGGCCCATATCGAGGGGCTGGAGCACCTGCAGGCCGCCCAGCAGGCGGGGCAGGGTGCCATCCTCATGGCCGTGCACTTTACTACCCTGGAAATCGGCGCCGCGCTGCTGGGCCAGCAGCACACCATCGACGGCATGTACCGCGAGCATGGCAATGCACTGTTCGACTTCATCCAGCGCAGCGGCCGCGAGCGGCATAACCTCGATTCGCTGGCGGTGGAGCGTGAAGACGTGCGCGGCATGCTCAAGCTGCTGCGTTCGGGCCGGGCGATCTGGTATGCACCGGACCAGGACTACGGCGCCAAGCAGAGCATTTTCGTGCCGCTGTTCGGCATCCCGGCAGCGACGGTAACCGCCACCACCAAGTTCGCCCGGCTGGGCAAGGCGCAGGTTATTCCGTTCACCCAGAAGCGCCTGGAAGATGGCAGCGGCTATCGTCTGGTTATCCACCCGCCACTGGCGGACTTCCCCGGCGAAAGCGAAGAGGCCGATTGCCTGCGCATCAACCAGTGGGTCGAGGGTGTGTTGCGCGAGTGCCCCGAGCAGTACCTGTGGGCGCACCGTCGGTTCAAGTCGCGGCCCGAGGGGGCGCCGCGGCTGTATGACAAGAAAAAGCGCTGA